The Hyperthermus butylicus DSM 5456 genome includes a region encoding these proteins:
- a CDS encoding MBL fold metallo-hydrolase encodes MAQLQKLSNRVYLLPGSPNTLIVLDNDKAYVVDPGIGDGRTAAIAEALGRLRAELAGIVLTHGHTDHLAAGLELVRPGVEVYAHRYCVPLVESMEARFLLVYSGLVTAELASMPLVTLGVTSPFDWGHQLPAGMKTLDLHGHTPGHTGILLEEDHIAAAGDAVLGEKVLSRFGIPFASNLREWYERLPTLRELAEAGYTIVPGHGPVAGGSRARSMVEANMAAVERVYNYVLDKIREMGGATVEKLTVMATRDLSAVEPTPRQLMLNRTAIHSILAWLHEEGKVEPIASDEGVVWKPKQL; translated from the coding sequence TTGGCTCAGCTGCAGAAGCTCAGCAACCGGGTCTACCTTCTACCGGGAAGTCCTAACACCCTCATAGTGCTCGACAACGACAAGGCTTACGTTGTTGATCCAGGTATAGGGGATGGAAGGACTGCGGCCATCGCGGAGGCTCTGGGGAGACTTAGAGCCGAGCTAGCGGGCATAGTGCTTACGCACGGACACACAGACCATCTTGCAGCTGGCCTGGAGCTTGTAAGGCCTGGTGTGGAGGTGTATGCTCACCGGTATTGTGTACCGCTAGTGGAGAGCATGGAGGCTAGGTTCTTGCTAGTCTACAGTGGCCTCGTAACGGCTGAACTTGCCTCCATGCCGCTGGTGACCCTTGGCGTTACCTCGCCGTTTGACTGGGGCCACCAGCTGCCAGCAGGGATGAAGACTCTCGACCTTCACGGCCACACTCCAGGTCACACAGGGATACTGCTAGAGGAGGACCACATCGCGGCTGCTGGCGACGCTGTTCTCGGCGAGAAAGTGTTGTCTAGGTTCGGCATACCCTTCGCCAGCAACCTCCGCGAGTGGTATGAGAGGCTGCCAACCCTCCGTGAGCTAGCCGAGGCGGGTTACACCATAGTACCAGGCCACGGTCCGGTAGCTGGCGGCAGCAGAGCACGTTCCATGGTCGAGGCCAACATGGCCGCGGTCGAGAGAGTCTACAACTACGTGCTAGACAAGATAAGGGAAATGGGTGGAGCAACCGTGGAGAAGCTCACAGTTATGGCTACCAGGGATCTCTCAGCCGTGGAGCCCACGCCGAGACAGTTGATGCTCAACAGAACAGCAATACACTCCATACTAGCCTGGCTCCACGAAGAAGGCAAGGTGGAACCCATAGCTAGCGATGAGGGCGTTGTGTGGAAGCCGAAGCAGCTCTGA
- a CDS encoding radical SAM protein has product MREVVEALGLRLWGRVWGRPVYLVTEPLPLIGVIQFGVIDRGTNVLQVRPTTICPLSCIFCSVDAGPRSRWRQAEYIVEPEWLAGWVHKVAVEKGVHVEALIDGVGDPFAYPWLPRLVKLLKETGVVRSVAAETHGETLTKELIGKLEEAGLDRVNLSIESLNPEKARKLAGTPWYDVRRVIELAEYIARETSIDLHVTPVWLPGINDDDIVEIVKWAYRIGAGKKWPPVTIQKYIRHRYGRHPPGVREIPWNKFWEKMKRLEEELGVRLTWSMDEWGMRYAPRVRHPIRAGQRVKLVVAGPGWLRGEKLAVTMDRQRLVTIVAAKGLEPGDIVLARIIRDKDGIFIAKVV; this is encoded by the coding sequence GTGAGGGAGGTTGTTGAGGCGCTAGGTCTGCGGCTTTGGGGCCGTGTGTGGGGCCGCCCAGTATACCTCGTCACCGAGCCCCTACCCCTCATCGGCGTAATACAGTTCGGTGTAATAGACCGTGGCACTAACGTGCTTCAAGTGCGCCCTACCACGATCTGTCCGCTGAGCTGTATTTTCTGCAGTGTAGATGCAGGGCCTCGGAGCAGGTGGCGCCAGGCAGAGTACATAGTGGAGCCCGAGTGGCTGGCAGGGTGGGTCCACAAGGTAGCAGTTGAGAAGGGCGTACACGTCGAGGCACTAATAGACGGTGTTGGTGACCCATTCGCCTACCCCTGGCTGCCAAGACTCGTGAAGTTACTGAAAGAGACTGGTGTCGTCAGAAGTGTAGCTGCTGAAACGCACGGGGAGACCCTCACAAAGGAGCTTATCGGCAAACTCGAGGAAGCAGGGCTGGACCGGGTAAACCTAAGCATAGAGAGCCTCAACCCCGAGAAAGCTAGGAAGCTTGCCGGCACCCCCTGGTACGACGTCCGGAGGGTTATTGAGCTAGCAGAGTACATAGCTAGGGAGACCAGTATAGACCTACACGTAACCCCAGTCTGGCTCCCCGGGATAAACGATGACGATATAGTGGAGATCGTCAAGTGGGCATACAGGATCGGTGCCGGGAAGAAGTGGCCGCCGGTAACAATCCAGAAGTATATCAGGCACCGCTACGGCAGGCACCCGCCAGGCGTGAGGGAGATACCCTGGAACAAGTTCTGGGAGAAGATGAAGAGGCTGGAGGAGGAGCTAGGAGTAAGGCTAACATGGAGCATGGATGAGTGGGGCATGAGGTATGCGCCACGTGTACGGCATCCAATACGGGCGGGTCAGCGTGTAAAGCTGGTAGTTGCAGGGCCTGGCTGGCTGAGGGGCGAGAAGCTCGCAGTGACGATGGACCGGCAGCGCCTCGTAACAATAGTGGCAGCCAAGGGCCTGGAGCCTGGCGACATCGTATTGGCACGCATAATCCGCGATAAGGACGGGATATTCATAGCTAAAGTGGTATAG
- a CDS encoding 50S ribosomal protein L11 methyltransferase, with translation MAKLAPWIPTPVSVVYAALEAAWAGPCDVVYDLGSGDGRVVVIAARDFCVEKAVGVEIDPALVEVSKAKARMEGVADRVEIIEDSFFNVSLRGATLVFLYLYKSINEQLRPKLEEELEPGARVVTIDFPVPGWLPVRVRRLRDESDILRTIHVYVIGISDTHWARRGIELGAATSQLTALTCRKICTARSKQ, from the coding sequence TTGGCTAAGCTGGCACCCTGGATACCGACGCCGGTAAGCGTTGTCTATGCTGCATTGGAGGCTGCATGGGCCGGGCCATGCGATGTCGTCTACGACCTTGGCTCCGGCGACGGCAGAGTAGTCGTTATCGCTGCCAGGGACTTCTGTGTAGAGAAGGCTGTGGGTGTGGAGATCGACCCGGCGCTGGTCGAGGTGTCAAAAGCCAAGGCTAGAATGGAGGGTGTTGCTGACCGTGTCGAGATTATCGAGGATAGCTTCTTCAATGTTAGCCTCCGCGGTGCCACACTGGTTTTCCTATACCTCTACAAGAGCATAAACGAGCAGCTAAGGCCGAAGCTCGAAGAGGAGCTGGAACCAGGTGCGAGGGTTGTAACGATAGACTTCCCTGTGCCTGGCTGGCTCCCCGTGAGAGTGCGAAGGCTCCGCGACGAATCAGACATACTCCGAACAATCCATGTCTACGTGATAGGAATTAGTGATACACATTGGGCACGTCGAGGCATAGAATTGGGGGCAGCAACTTCACAGCTCACAGCGCTTACATGTAGGAAGATTTGTACAGCAAGATCGAAACAATAA
- a CDS encoding DUF4129 domain-containing protein, protein MPGIETPHHYIPDLLQQQPAAPTSFVPGNASAVQPETTGVAVQYAGGGSGMDPWLAGLIALVVGLAVVALLLVVSRLSARTTQLPEAGMPQPRSTYMVPPGYRYEGLRLELRRAYLRVLEALRRHGLYLPHGATAGEVGEAARRHGLGSAARVARLYRDHMYSRRGPPRGVVDEAWRLAREL, encoded by the coding sequence ATGCCCGGGATTGAGACCCCTCACCACTACATTCCAGACCTCCTACAGCAACAGCCAGCAGCACCCACGAGCTTCGTGCCGGGCAACGCGTCGGCAGTGCAGCCCGAGACAACAGGTGTAGCTGTACAGTATGCCGGCGGCGGGAGTGGTATGGATCCGTGGCTAGCTGGGCTCATAGCCCTCGTGGTTGGCCTCGCTGTGGTGGCGCTTCTCCTCGTAGTATCCAGGCTCTCTGCGCGCACAACACAGCTTCCGGAGGCTGGCATGCCGCAACCACGTAGCACATACATGGTCCCGCCGGGCTACAGGTATGAGGGGCTGAGGCTCGAGCTGAGGCGGGCCTACTTGCGGGTGCTCGAGGCTCTCCGTAGGCACGGGCTCTACCTGCCGCATGGCGCTACTGCGGGTGAGGTGGGCGAGGCTGCTAGGAGGCACGGGTTGGGGTCTGCTGCCCGGGTGGCAAGGTTATACCGGGACCACATGTACTCGAGGCGCGGCCCGCCGCGTGGTGTAGTTGATGAGGCTTGGAGGCTGGCTAGAGAGCTATAG
- a CDS encoding DUF711 family protein codes for MAGYKPRIRSVTLHAIVDDWESWEDIAKTLTRATRTARRLRAIFEETTGLEVWTVRVALPPMGRRRSYVDSLVEALKRAELDKDILYAVYHRDAYSADVDEVKKVLSVAGNVYASVSAPEPMPEAVKLLHGLALLGPDMSARVAVTVPDHVETPYFPAAATLSSTPGISVALLYPGLLRGRDWAEALVDLLEAVSRVEDAAARAAEEFDLDFYGVDLSLSPWMEDSVAAVVEETLDDRIGAPGTMSVIAALESFIEEACEETMCTGFNQVMLPVAEDNILKQRVGEGAITLRDLLTYTYACIAGLDLPVVPRQDWSETLAARIINELAAASYRKGAPLGARVIVADAEPGSNVELPRFGKTPVIRIQ; via the coding sequence TTGGCGGGATACAAGCCGCGTATAAGATCCGTAACGCTTCACGCCATCGTTGATGACTGGGAAAGCTGGGAGGACATAGCCAAGACGTTAACACGGGCTACGAGGACTGCTAGGAGGCTCCGCGCAATTTTCGAGGAGACTACAGGCCTCGAGGTCTGGACTGTCCGGGTTGCACTACCACCTATGGGGAGGCGAAGGAGCTACGTAGACTCTCTCGTCGAGGCCCTGAAGAGGGCAGAGCTGGACAAGGATATCCTCTACGCTGTCTACCACCGCGATGCCTACAGCGCAGACGTCGATGAGGTCAAAAAGGTTCTATCCGTTGCGGGTAACGTCTATGCCAGCGTGTCAGCGCCCGAGCCCATGCCAGAGGCTGTTAAGCTGCTACACGGCCTTGCACTACTAGGCCCAGACATGTCGGCGAGGGTCGCGGTCACAGTGCCAGACCACGTTGAGACACCATACTTCCCCGCTGCAGCGACGCTCTCCTCCACTCCTGGCATATCAGTAGCCCTCCTCTACCCCGGCCTCCTGAGGGGCCGCGACTGGGCAGAGGCGCTAGTAGATCTCCTAGAGGCGGTGTCCCGGGTTGAGGATGCAGCCGCCCGTGCTGCCGAGGAGTTCGACCTCGACTTCTACGGTGTAGATCTCTCGCTCTCTCCATGGATGGAGGATAGTGTGGCGGCTGTGGTTGAGGAGACTCTCGACGACCGAATCGGGGCACCGGGTACGATGTCCGTTATAGCAGCGCTGGAGAGCTTTATAGAGGAGGCTTGCGAGGAGACCATGTGTACGGGGTTTAACCAGGTAATGCTCCCCGTGGCGGAGGATAATATTCTCAAGCAGCGGGTGGGAGAAGGAGCGATAACCCTCCGAGACTTGCTAACATACACTTATGCTTGCATAGCAGGCCTGGACCTGCCCGTAGTGCCGCGCCAGGACTGGAGCGAAACCCTTGCAGCCAGGATAATCAACGAGCTAGCGGCAGCAAGCTACCGGAAGGGCGCGCCTCTCGGCGCACGCGTAATAGTAGCCGACGCTGAGCCAGGTAGCAACGTGGAGTTGCCCAGGTTCGGCAAGACACCAGTGATAAGAATACAGTAG
- a CDS encoding metallophosphoesterase, with product MALLEIAPGVEVVGDLPAVYVRRLNALVVADLHLGFEEEAARQGYFIPRVQLLRSLDVVRRGLNETGAEWVIFAGDVKHSFSRLLPSEREELSRLFQFLREERRVRVTVVRGNHDNYLPIVAERYGVEVVKELYQDGILVVHGHRKPEGDYPGRVEVVIMGHEHPSLRLRDRLGFIAKLPAFLVAPYPRLQAALVVLPAVGQYQTGTSVTLSPDTYLSPILREEVDLRKVKPYVLAEELGVLEFPELELLEDLLAEVKL from the coding sequence ATGGCCTTGCTGGAGATAGCGCCGGGTGTCGAGGTTGTTGGTGACCTACCGGCAGTGTATGTTAGGAGGCTGAATGCGCTGGTAGTAGCGGATTTGCATCTAGGGTTTGAGGAGGAGGCTGCCCGGCAGGGCTACTTTATCCCGCGTGTCCAGCTGCTCCGTAGCCTCGATGTTGTTCGGAGGGGGCTCAACGAAACCGGGGCTGAATGGGTGATATTCGCCGGCGACGTCAAGCATAGCTTCTCCAGGTTGCTGCCGAGCGAGAGGGAGGAGCTGTCCCGTCTCTTCCAGTTCCTCCGGGAGGAGCGGAGGGTCCGGGTTACAGTTGTAAGGGGCAACCATGATAACTACTTGCCGATAGTTGCTGAAAGGTATGGCGTAGAGGTGGTCAAGGAGCTATACCAGGACGGGATCCTAGTAGTGCATGGCCACCGGAAACCCGAGGGCGACTATCCCGGCAGGGTCGAGGTAGTCATTATGGGGCATGAGCACCCGAGTCTGAGGCTGCGAGACCGGCTAGGCTTCATTGCCAAGCTCCCCGCGTTCCTCGTGGCGCCCTACCCAAGGCTCCAGGCGGCCCTTGTCGTGTTGCCCGCCGTGGGCCAGTATCAGACTGGTACTAGCGTCACCCTCTCTCCCGACACGTATCTCTCCCCGATACTCCGGGAGGAGGTCGACCTACGTAAAGTGAAACCCTACGTTCTAGCCGAGGAGCTTGGCGTCCTCGAGTTCCCCGAGCTGGAGCTGCTAGAGGACCTCCTCGCGGAGGTTAAACTCTAG
- a CDS encoding MATE family efflux transporter, producing the protein MADAGERLGRLRERVLSEENIVRLLVWLAVPLMASSSVRILYEAVDAFWLSRLGEAALGTPIVSWPYPDIVFAVAFGLSGSVSAIAGQYIGAGLYDRASRSAGTVLGLIMIVAVPGSIAIAATAPLYLDAIGVPETVKPLAEVYLAIIALGTPFSALFLFFNMLLGAAGDTRTPVKVSIAATAINAVLDPILIFVADLGVLGAALATFIASLFSASYAAYSLATGRHGFRLGIRDLIPDRSLLPLVAKVSAPLVVQRLGMTLGFMVMAGIVAGLGEVVLAAYQVGHVALSIDSIISMPLARSVGIVVAQSLGAGQTWRARKAVKTGLLLLAGFVGAYIAAIVYFAEEFARIFTSNPETVKVIVDMLHVFGPSILSFNLLTLANVVARSSGHTFFISALGIARLWFLRIPLSWLLAYQLGLGEKGLWAGMAISNHVAGGTALAWLAYGNWAKPVITQEQREHKPGHMKTQSQQQG; encoded by the coding sequence TTGGCTGACGCTGGTGAGCGGCTGGGGAGGCTGCGGGAGAGGGTTCTCAGCGAGGAGAATATTGTCCGGCTCCTCGTGTGGCTTGCCGTGCCGTTGATGGCTTCTAGTAGTGTTAGGATACTCTACGAAGCTGTGGACGCTTTCTGGCTGTCGAGGCTCGGCGAGGCCGCCCTCGGCACACCAATAGTCTCGTGGCCCTATCCTGACATAGTGTTTGCTGTAGCGTTTGGCCTCTCGGGCAGCGTATCAGCCATAGCAGGCCAGTACATCGGGGCCGGCCTCTACGACCGAGCTTCGCGCAGCGCCGGCACCGTCCTAGGCCTCATAATGATTGTCGCCGTGCCCGGCTCCATAGCTATAGCTGCTACTGCGCCGCTCTACCTCGATGCTATAGGGGTGCCCGAGACCGTTAAGCCCCTCGCCGAAGTGTACCTGGCCATCATAGCGCTCGGCACACCGTTCTCGGCGCTATTCCTCTTCTTCAACATGCTGCTGGGAGCAGCCGGCGACACGAGGACACCGGTTAAGGTGTCTATAGCAGCTACAGCGATAAACGCTGTTCTAGACCCCATACTGATATTCGTGGCTGACCTCGGCGTCCTCGGAGCTGCTCTTGCCACCTTTATAGCCTCCCTGTTCTCCGCCAGCTATGCCGCCTATAGCCTAGCCACGGGGAGGCACGGGTTCAGGCTGGGTATTCGGGACCTCATACCCGACCGCAGCCTGTTACCGCTTGTCGCCAAGGTCTCGGCGCCGCTGGTGGTGCAGCGTCTAGGCATGACATTGGGCTTTATGGTTATGGCTGGCATCGTGGCTGGCTTGGGCGAGGTAGTGCTGGCAGCATACCAGGTTGGCCACGTGGCGCTCAGCATTGACTCGATAATATCGATGCCTCTAGCCCGCTCGGTAGGCATAGTCGTAGCCCAATCCCTCGGCGCAGGCCAGACCTGGAGGGCGCGCAAAGCCGTGAAAACCGGGCTACTACTCCTAGCAGGCTTCGTCGGAGCATACATAGCAGCCATAGTCTACTTCGCCGAAGAGTTTGCTAGGATATTCACTAGCAACCCGGAAACAGTAAAGGTTATAGTGGACATGCTCCACGTCTTCGGGCCAAGCATACTATCCTTCAACTTACTCACATTAGCAAATGTCGTAGCGAGGAGCAGCGGCCACACGTTCTTCATATCAGCCCTAGGCATAGCTAGGCTGTGGTTCCTCCGGATACCCCTCTCATGGCTTCTAGCCTACCAGCTAGGCCTAGGCGAGAAGGGACTATGGGCAGGCATGGCTATAAGCAACCACGTAGCCGGTGGAACAGCCCTAGCATGGCTAGCCTACGGCAACTGGGCCAAACCAGTAATAACGCAGGAGCAAAGAGAGCATAAACCCGGACACATGAAGACACAGTCACAACAGCAGGGCTAG
- a CDS encoding DUF371 domain-containing protein, with protein sequence MELGTCIAVVRCRGHPNVQLAHESTLELEERSVLTPRGDCIACISCSGGEELRSCATRRGLAVLIIFAAEPGGSVASFAVYGLSPGSRPGRLVARRSCHTADSIVVAGSAAAADAPRRLARILSSGFARCYAVYTVFRPPGVEELYVELCGSGRDVGVSKAGPHQPPGGSARGVRGSNIIHPQAGPQGE encoded by the coding sequence GTGGAGCTTGGCACTTGTATCGCTGTAGTGCGGTGTCGCGGCCACCCCAACGTTCAACTTGCTCACGAGTCTACTCTCGAGCTTGAGGAGCGAAGCGTACTTACACCGAGAGGGGATTGCATAGCTTGTATCTCGTGTAGTGGTGGCGAAGAGCTGAGGAGCTGCGCTACTAGGCGAGGCCTAGCAGTACTAATCATCTTCGCCGCCGAGCCTGGAGGGAGTGTGGCTAGCTTCGCGGTTTACGGGCTGTCCCCCGGATCTAGGCCTGGGAGACTGGTGGCGCGGAGGTCCTGCCACACAGCTGACAGTATAGTTGTTGCCGGGTCTGCGGCGGCCGCTGATGCCCCCCGCAGGCTGGCACGCATACTCTCTAGCGGGTTTGCGAGGTGCTATGCTGTCTACACGGTGTTTCGGCCGCCAGGAGTCGAGGAGCTATACGTGGAGCTATGCGGCAGCGGTAGGGATGTTGGTGTCAGCAAAGCCGGGCCTCATCAGCCCCCTGGCGGGTCTGCCCGGGGAGTTAGGGGTTCTAACATCATCCACCCCCAGGCAGGCCCGCAGGGAGAGTAG
- a CDS encoding MBL fold metallo-hydrolase: MEAGSVEWVKLTVLVDNNDWDGFRGAWGIAILVETPKKLILFDTGPSPTVLRANAEKAGVNLSNIDIVVFSHFHRDHTGGYWAILLDNPGVESYGPPGTPADNIVLNTTVIAPGIILLEPLYGPPWESALAINVSGYGVVLLVGCSHTGVDRLVEEAIDVLGEPVRFVIGGFHTLGAPIGDNMRIVSRLRELGVEKAAPIHCSGDIIKRVIGEMYPDMLIEAHVGTVILVDSSGPRILQG, translated from the coding sequence ATGGAGGCTGGTAGCGTGGAGTGGGTTAAGCTCACCGTGCTCGTAGACAATAACGACTGGGACGGGTTTAGGGGCGCCTGGGGCATTGCAATACTAGTAGAGACCCCGAAGAAGCTGATTCTCTTCGACACAGGGCCCTCGCCAACAGTGCTACGCGCCAATGCGGAGAAGGCCGGGGTAAACCTTTCCAACATAGACATTGTGGTGTTTAGTCACTTTCACAGAGACCACACCGGCGGCTATTGGGCAATCCTACTCGACAACCCTGGCGTGGAGAGCTATGGGCCACCGGGCACCCCTGCAGATAACATAGTGCTCAACACCACCGTGATAGCGCCAGGCATAATCCTCCTAGAGCCCCTCTACGGCCCACCATGGGAGTCAGCACTAGCAATCAACGTATCAGGTTATGGCGTGGTGCTCCTCGTTGGCTGTAGCCATACAGGCGTAGACCGCCTAGTAGAAGAGGCAATAGATGTCCTCGGAGAACCAGTAAGATTCGTCATCGGCGGCTTCCACACGCTTGGGGCACCCATCGGGGACAACATGAGGATCGTCTCTAGGCTCCGCGAGCTCGGCGTAGAGAAGGCAGCCCCAATACACTGCAGCGGGGACATTATAAAGAGGGTGATAGGGGAAATGTACCCCGACATGCTCATAGAAGCCCACGTAGGTACAGTGATACTTGTAGACAGCAGCGGCCCCCGCATACTCCAGGGCTAG
- a CDS encoding V-type ATPase subunit produces the protein MNRIPDVGVDYLNVKAFTARLLSLEDDLKALMAQYTGDEAVLELFQATKLSKYLPEKPANPRPVEVAAYRYMAELLGRFEAIASGKAEAIHRAYKLVLLVHDAEIIIGRMLRGKTPPRDEELVQPASPQVGLLRRLAEEEAKPSQALRAVGLEKAAAIVEKNPEYLSTALDLELIAALAEALQVAETEYAREIIGARLDITAVRIASTLAVLEAPSETSQLYFENLRTYRLPADSLRQAIETKDAEQLETILKAKAPQQLPENLPPADAYIAAARKHNRKLVAKTYIAAVLTVDVLAAALEQALLDAEDAIIIAIAGYSKQPKQQAAALLSIQV, from the coding sequence TTGAACCGGATCCCCGACGTAGGTGTCGACTACCTCAATGTCAAAGCCTTCACGGCCAGGCTACTAAGCCTTGAAGACGACCTCAAGGCACTTATGGCGCAATATACTGGCGATGAGGCAGTGTTAGAACTCTTCCAGGCAACAAAGCTCTCCAAGTACCTCCCTGAGAAGCCTGCCAATCCTCGCCCAGTTGAGGTGGCAGCCTATAGGTACATGGCCGAGCTGCTCGGCAGGTTCGAAGCCATAGCCTCGGGGAAGGCTGAGGCGATACACAGGGCCTACAAGCTAGTACTCCTAGTCCACGATGCCGAGATTATAATAGGGAGAATGCTACGGGGCAAAACACCCCCACGAGACGAGGAGCTAGTACAGCCGGCATCCCCCCAGGTGGGGCTCCTCAGGAGGCTGGCCGAGGAGGAGGCAAAGCCAAGCCAGGCGCTAAGGGCAGTAGGTCTCGAAAAAGCAGCGGCAATCGTCGAGAAGAACCCTGAATACCTAAGCACGGCCCTAGACCTAGAACTCATAGCAGCCTTGGCAGAGGCGCTACAAGTGGCAGAAACAGAGTACGCACGCGAGATCATAGGCGCGCGGCTAGACATAACAGCAGTAAGAATAGCATCAACCCTAGCAGTCCTGGAGGCCCCTAGTGAAACCAGTCAGCTCTACTTCGAAAACCTTAGGACGTACAGGCTCCCAGCAGACAGTCTACGCCAAGCTATAGAGACAAAAGATGCAGAACAGCTAGAGACGATACTCAAGGCAAAGGCGCCACAGCAGCTACCGGAAAACCTGCCACCAGCGGACGCTTACATTGCAGCAGCCAGGAAACACAACCGGAAGCTAGTAGCAAAAACCTACATAGCGGCCGTGCTGACAGTAGACGTCCTCGCCGCTGCTTTAGAACAAGCACTCCTAGACGCCGAGGACGCCATAATCATAGCAATAGCAGGCTACTCTAAACAGCCGAAACAGCAAGCAGCAGCGCTACTGTCCATACAAGTATGA
- a CDS encoding ABC transporter, whose amino-acid sequence MDLLGGDIDTALEVLRDLGLEPVLLQRRKPWQLSAGQLKAYTTAAALASKTSNVLLDEPFEQLDPARKLRMLRRLRSYQGTLVLSTHETWVLNQLRDWSVYIMFSGRLYGPVEASRLAKARIVAGRRADALLVVETGEGSVSFVESGEGRPVSEILTLDRVYELFAGSAAS is encoded by the coding sequence ATGGATCTCCTCGGTGGCGACATTGACACCGCTCTGGAGGTGTTGAGGGATCTGGGGCTCGAGCCGGTGCTTCTCCAGAGGCGCAAGCCATGGCAACTCTCTGCCGGCCAGCTCAAGGCCTATACTACAGCTGCCGCGCTAGCCTCGAAAACCTCTAACGTGCTCCTCGACGAGCCATTCGAGCAGCTTGACCCGGCTAGGAAGCTCAGGATGCTCCGCCGGCTCCGCAGCTACCAGGGCACCCTAGTGCTAAGCACTCATGAGACATGGGTGCTGAACCAGCTACGCGACTGGAGCGTCTACATAATGTTCTCGGGAAGGCTCTACGGCCCCGTAGAGGCCTCAAGACTAGCTAAGGCCAGGATTGTGGCGGGGAGGAGGGCTGACGCTCTCCTCGTAGTGGAGACGGGGGAGGGCTCAGTGAGCTTCGTAGAGTCTGGCGAGGGCCGCCCGGTCTCTGAGATACTCACCCTAGACCGTGTATATGAGCTGTTTGCGGGGAGTGCAGCTAGTTGA
- the arcC gene encoding carbamate kinase, producing the protein MASATPTPNDLYVIALGGNAFMKKGEGVEAQWHNVEKAARQLVDLIEQGYRIVVTHGNGPQVGLIVNWVHHYYGRPVERLTLDIAGAMTQGWLGYMLQQAIGNELERRGMPRRVVTLVSQVLVDRNDPAFQNPTKYVGPYYSREEAERIAKETGWVFKPDPRGGYRRVVPSPKPLRVVEIEAVKRLIEQGFIVITVGGGGIPVVSSDGRLRGVEAVIDKDLASSLLAQSLRARALIILTDVDYVYLNYGKPNQQPLKLLKASEARRLLEEGHFPPGSMGPKVQAAIEFVEAMGEGYFAAIGSLDNALAVARGEKGTRIVPG; encoded by the coding sequence TTGGCTTCAGCCACCCCCACCCCCAACGACCTCTACGTAATAGCACTGGGCGGCAACGCGTTCATGAAGAAGGGCGAGGGCGTTGAGGCCCAGTGGCACAATGTGGAGAAAGCGGCTCGACAGCTGGTTGACCTCATCGAGCAGGGCTACAGGATAGTGGTAACCCACGGTAATGGGCCCCAGGTGGGCCTCATAGTTAACTGGGTACACCACTACTACGGTCGGCCCGTGGAAAGGTTGACACTCGACATCGCTGGAGCCATGACGCAGGGCTGGCTGGGCTACATGCTCCAGCAAGCCATAGGTAACGAGCTGGAGCGCCGCGGCATGCCCCGTCGCGTAGTCACGCTCGTCTCCCAGGTCCTCGTAGACCGCAACGACCCTGCATTCCAGAACCCGACAAAGTACGTGGGCCCATACTACTCGAGGGAGGAAGCTGAGAGGATAGCCAAGGAGACCGGCTGGGTCTTCAAGCCGGACCCCAGGGGTGGCTATCGCCGCGTAGTGCCGAGCCCCAAGCCGCTCCGTGTCGTGGAGATAGAGGCTGTGAAGAGGCTTATCGAGCAAGGCTTCATAGTGATAACAGTTGGTGGCGGTGGCATACCAGTGGTAAGCAGTGACGGTCGCCTACGTGGCGTGGAGGCTGTGATAGACAAGGATCTGGCCTCGAGCCTCCTCGCCCAGAGCCTCAGAGCTAGAGCCCTCATAATACTCACTGATGTCGACTACGTCTACCTAAACTATGGTAAGCCGAACCAGCAGCCGCTAAAGTTGCTAAAGGCGTCGGAGGCCCGTAGGCTGCTAGAGGAGGGACACTTCCCTCCAGGCAGTATGGGTCCAAAGGTGCAAGCTGCAATAGAGTTCGTAGAGGCTATGGGTGAGGGATACTTCGCCGCCATAGGGAGCCTTGACAACGCGTTAGCAGTGGCGCGTGGCGAAAAAGGTACAAGGATTGTCCCCGGCTAG